From Fundulus heteroclitus isolate FHET01 chromosome 5, MU-UCD_Fhet_4.1, whole genome shotgun sequence, a single genomic window includes:
- the kif16ba gene encoding kinesin-like protein KIF16B isoform X8 encodes MASVRVAVRVRPMNRREKDLAARCIIQMEGTKTSITNLKIPDGVAGDSMRERTRTFTYDFSYDSMDSKSSSFVSQEKVFRDLGSDVLKAAFEGYNACVFAYGQTGSGKSYTMMGLPGDAGLVPRFCESLFSRISDASRRDEASFRTEVSYLEIYNERVRDLLRRKSTHTYNLRVREHPKDGPYVEDLSKHLVQNYSDVEELMEAGNINRTTASTSMNDVSSRSHAIFTINFTQAKFDAEMPSETVSKIHLVDLAGSERAEATGATGVRLKEGGNINKSLVTLGNVISALADMAQDGGNPGLKKKAVFVPYRDSVLTWLLKDSLGGNSKTIMIATVSPADVNYGETLSTLRYANRAKNIINKPTINEDCNVRLIRELRAEIARLKALLVQGNQIALLDSPTALSMEEKLHQNEARVLELTKEWTNKWNETQNILKEETLALRKEGIGVVLDSELPHLIGIDDDLLSTGIILYHLKEGRTYVGREDASSEQDIVLHGLDLESEHCVFENQNGTVTLVPLGGAQCSVNGVLVTAPSQLNQGAVILLGRTNMFRFNHPKEAAKLREKRKSGLLSSFSLSMTDLSRSCENLSTVMLYNPGLFTQKGPPVLLRLEFERQQREELEKLEMKRRLIKDMEAKQLSEKAELERLQQEVESQRKESQEVQQRILRQEESLRRRSQDIESRLRDFLAEKERFEEERRSEVQEVELQRRKLQQEEEEAEEQEVKRRQQEAAEQTEIYRELERLKKEREEQQVRLEMERRRLEEQEREQLSLVGRLEEQLREKQEAAAALRTREDVRRLEEERRALTDIREALLRAKEAAERTDVEDASKEARAVQKQYTAFKEAQVRELGRLEEGLRQQKELLEEEVAAEKSTLLLLARGLKERQQQLKEAQQRGAQDATAAGHEEQLLRQAEHRLHFKERQLANLAGGLLPALAEEKQRAAEVLERSAAGSNQNQEAPPGLDNTLFQVEKELEDKEDKLHLHWHGAQQLQQLQETYEFTANVARQEEKVRRKEKEILESQEKQQREAMEQAVARLERRHSALRRSASLEPDAEEQRCPGELDQHRVEREIQKLRQRISEGENQNRNQNRNQSVCGEEKSGRSSSPVGHIQSLNTLLSLSDDRINAYIEEEVQRRIRKMNLLNGTGSVDLSLSCESLGDDEKLQNVNPRRLKYEISVMDETWTVFRRYSRFREMHKSLRGKYPELAALEFPPKKLFGNRDERMVSERRAHLERYLRNLFRVMLFSSGSPLRADEDGVFRLSKFDVCDFSPFFKKGVFESSSHGTG; translated from the exons ATGGCGTCTGTCCGGGTGGCTGTGCGGGTCAGGCCGATGAACAGGCG GGAGAAGGACCTGGCTGCCAGGTGCATCATCCAGATGGAGGGAACCAAAACCAGCATCACCAACCTGAAG ATCCCAGATGGAGTGGCTGGAGACTCCATGAGGGAACGGACCAGAACCTTCACCTACGACTTCTCCTACGACTCCATGGACTCTAAGAGCTCCTCGTTCGTCTCGCAGGAGAAG GTGTTCAGGGACCTGGGTTCTGACGTGCTGAAGGCCGCCTTCGAGGGCTACAACGCCTGCGTCTTCGCCTACGGTCAGACCGGCTCTGGGAAGTCCTACACCATGATGGGGCTTCCA GGTGACGCCGGCCTCGTCCCGCGGTTCTGTGAGAGTTTGTTCAGCCGGATCTCTGATGCGTCGCGTCGGGATGAAGCTTCGTTCCGCACAGAAGTCAG CTACCTGGAGATCTACAACGAGCGGGTGAGGGACCTGCTGAGGAGGAAGTCCACCCACACCTACAACCTGAGAGTGCGGGAGCACCCCAAAGACGGGCCCTACGTGGAAG ATCTGTCCAAACACCTGGTCCAGAACTACAGCGACGTGGAGGAGCTGATGGAGGCGGGAAACATCAACCGGACCACGGCCAGCACCAGCATGAACGACGTCAGCAGCCGCTCCCACGCCATCTTCACCATCAACTTCACGCAG GCCAAGTTTGACGCTGAGATGCCGAGTGAGACGGTCAGTAAGATCCATCTGGTGGATCTGGCCGGCAGCGAGCGAGCCGAGGCCACCGGCGCCACCGGCGTCCGCCTGAAGGAGGGCGGCAACATCAACAAGTCGCTCGTCACGCTGGGGAACGTCATCTCTGCTCTGG ctgacATGGCGCAGGACGGCGGGAACCCCGGCCTGAAGAAGAAGGCGGTCTTTGTTCCCTACAGAGACTCTGTGCTGACGTGGCTGCTGAAGGACAGCCTGGGCGGGAACTCCAAGACCATCATGATCGCAA CCGTCTCCCCCGCGGACGTGAACTACGGCGAGACGCTCAGCACGCTGCGCTACGCTAACCGGGCCAAGAACATCATCAACAAGCCCACCATCAACGAGGACTGCAACGTGCGGCTGATCCGGGAGCTGCGGGCCGAGATCGCCCGGCTGAAGGCGCTGCTGGTTCAGGGGAACCAG ATCGCTCTGCTGGATTCGCCCACCGCTCTGAGCATGGAGGAGAAGCTGCACCAGAACGAGGCCCGG GTTCTGGAGCTGACCAAAGAGTGGACCAACAAGTGGAACGAGACCCAGAACATCCTGAAG GAGGAGACGCTGGCGCTGAGGAAGGAGGGGATCGGCGTGGTTCTGGACTCGGAGCTGCCGCACCTGATCGGCATCGACGACGACCTGCTCAGCACCGGCATCATCCTGTACCACCTGAAG GAGGGACGGACCTACGTGGGCCGGGAGGACGCGTCCAGCGAGCAGGACATCG tTCTGCACGGTCTGGACCTGGAGAGCGAGCACTGCGTGTTTGAGAACCAGAACGGGACGGTGACGCTGGTACCGCTGGGCGGAGCTCAGTGTTCGGTCAACGGGGTTCTGGTGACGGCGCCGTCGCAGCTCAACCAAG GAGCCGTTATTCTGCTCGGCCGGACCAACATGTTCCGCTTCAACCATCCCAAGGAGGCAGCCAAGCTGAGGGAGAAGCGGAAG AGCGGCCTCCTGTCCTCCTTCAGCCTCTCCATGACGGACCTGTCCAGGTCCTGCGAGAACCTCTCCACCGTCATGCTCTACAACCCGGG TCTCTTCACTCAGAAGGGCCCCCCCGTCCTCCTCAG GCTGGAGTTTGAGCGGCAGCAGAGAGAAGAGCTGGAGAAGCTGGAGATGAAAAG GAGGCTGATCAAAGACATGGAGGCCAAGCAGCTGAGCGAGAAGGCGGAGCTGGAGCGCCTCCAGCAGGAGGTGGAGAGTCAGCGCAAGGAGTCGCAGGAGGTGCAGCAGCGGATCCTCCGTCAGGAGGAGAGCCTGCGCCGCCGCAGCCAAGACATCGAGAGCCGCCTGCGGGACTTCTTGGCTGAAAAGGAGCGTTTCGAGGAGGAGCGGCGCTCCGAGGTCCAGGAGGTGGAGCTGCAGCgcagaaagctgcagcaggaggaggaagaggcggAGGAGCAGGAGGTGAAGCGGCGGCAGCAGGAGGCCGCGGAGCAGACGGAGATCTACCGCGAGCTGGAGCGTTTGAAGAAGGAGCGCGAGGAGCAGCAGGTGCGGCTGGAGATGGAGCGGCGGCGGCTGGAGGAGCAGGAGCGGGAGCAGCTTAGCCTGGTCGGGAggctggaggagcagctgagggAGAAACAGGAGGCGGCTGCCGCCCTGCGGACCAGGGAGGACGTCCGgcgcctggaggaggagcgccGGGCGCTGACGGACATCAGAGAGGCGCTCCTCCGGGCCAAGGAGGCCGCCGAGCGCACCGACGTGGAGGACGCCAGCAAGGAGGCGCGAGCCGTGCAGAAGCAGTACACGGCCTTCAAGGAGGCGCAGGTGAGGGAGCTGGGAAGGCTGGAGGAGGGGCTGCGTCAGCAGaaggagctgctggaggaggaggtggcCGCAGAGAAGAGCACGCTGCTGCTCCTCGCCCGCGGACTGAaggagcggcagcagcagctgaaggaggcgCAGCAGAGAGGAGCGCAGGACGCCACGGCCGCCGGCCACGAGGAGCAGCTCCTCCGGCAGGCGGAGCACCGGCTGCACTTCAAGGAGCGACAGCTGGCCAACCTGGCCGGCGGCCTCCTCCCCGCGCTGGCCGAGGAGAAGCAGCGGGCGGCGGAGGTGCTGGAGCGCAGCGCCGCGGGGAGCAACCAGAACCAGGAGGCGCCGCCGGGCCTGGACAACACGCTGTTCCAggtggagaaggagctggaggacaaGGAGGACAAGCTGCACCTCCACTGGCACGGGgcgcagcagctgcagcagctgcaggagacGTACGAGTTCACGGCCAACGTGGCGCGGCAGGAGGAGAAGGTGAGGAGGAAGGAGAAGGAGATCCTGGAGTCCCAGGAGAAGCAGCAGCGGGAGGCCATGGAGCAGGCGGTGGCCCGGCTGGAGAGGAGGCACTCCGCCCTGAGGCGCAGCGCCTCCCTGGAGCCCGACGCCGAGGAGCAGCGCTGTCCCGGCGAGCTGGACCAGCACAG GGTGGAGCGTGAGATCCAGAAGCTGCGGCAGAGGATCAGCGAGGGCGAGAACCAGAACCGCAACCAGAACCGCAACCAGTCCGTCTGCGGCGAGGAGAAGTCGGGCCGCAGCAGCTCCCCGGTCGGCCACATCCAGAGTCTGAACACGCTGCTGTCGCTCTCTGACGACAG GATCAACGCCTACATCGAGGAGGAGGTCCAGCGGCGGATCCGGAAGATGAACCTGCTGAACGGCACCGGCAGCGTGGATCTGTCGCTGTCCTGCGAGTCTCTCGGG GACGATGAAAAGCTGCAGAACGTAAACCCACGGAGGCTGAAGTACGAG ATCTCCGTGATGGACGAGACCTGGACCGTGTTCAGACGCTACTCTCGCTTCAGAGAAATGCACAAGAGCCTGAGGGGCAAATATCCGGAG CTGGCGGCTCTGGAGTTTCCTCCAAAGAAGCTGTTTGGAAACCGGGACGAGCGGATGGTGTCGGAGCGCCGCGCTCACCTGGAA CGCTACCTCAGGAACCTGTTCCGGGTCATGCTCTTCTCCTCCGGTTCTCCTCTCAGAGCCGACGAGGACGGAGTTTTCCGTCTGTCCAAGTTTGACGTCTGCGACTTCTCTCCGTTCTTCAAGAAGGGCGTCTTCGAGTCCAGCAGCCACGGTACCGGCTGA
- the kif16ba gene encoding kinesin-like protein KIF16B isoform X7, whose product MASVRVAVRVRPMNRREKDLAARCIIQMEGTKTSITNLKIPDGVAGDSMRERTRTFTYDFSYDSMDSKSSSFVSQEKVFRDLGSDVLKAAFEGYNACVFAYGQTGSGKSYTMMGLPGDAGLVPRFCESLFSRISDASRRDEASFRTEVSYLEIYNERVRDLLRRKSTHTYNLRVREHPKDGPYVEDLSKHLVQNYSDVEELMEAGNINRTTASTSMNDVSSRSHAIFTINFTQAKFDAEMPSETVSKIHLVDLAGSERAEATGATGVRLKEGGNINKSLVTLGNVISALADMAQDGGNPGLKKKAVFVPYRDSVLTWLLKDSLGGNSKTIMIATVSPADVNYGETLSTLRYANRAKNIINKPTINEDCNVRLIRELRAEIARLKALLVQGNQIALLDSPTALSMEEKLHQNEARVLELTKEWTNKWNETQNILKEETLALRKEGIGVVLDSELPHLIGIDDDLLSTGIILYHLKEGRTYVGREDASSEQDIVLHGLDLESEHCVFENQNGTVTLVPLGGAQCSVNGVLVTAPSQLNQGAVILLGRTNMFRFNHPKEAAKLREKRKSGLLSSFSLSMTDLSRSCENLSTVMLYNPGLFTQKGPPVLLRLEFERQQREELEKLEMKRRLIKDMEAKQLSEKAELERLQQEVESQRKESQEVQQRILRQEESLRRRSQDIESRLRDFLAEKERFEEERRSEVQEVELQRRKLQQEEEEAEEQEVKRRQQEAAEQTEIYRELERLKKEREEQQVRLEMERRRLEEQEREQLSLVGRLEEQLREKQEAAAALRTREDVRRLEEERRALTDIREALLRAKEAAERTDVEDASKEARAVQKQYTAFKEAQVRELGRLEEGLRQQKELLEEEVAAEKSTLLLLARGLKERQQQLKEAQQRGAQDATAAGHEEQLLRQAEHRLHFKERQLANLAGGLLPALAEEKQRAAEVLERSAAGSNQNQEAPPGLDNTLFQVEKELEDKEDKLHLHWHGAQQLQQLQETYEFTANVARQEEKVRRKEKEILESQEKQQREAMEQAVARLERRHSALRRSASLEPDAEEQRCPGELDQHRVEREIQKLRQRISEGENQNRNQNRNQSVCGEEKSGRSSSPVGHIQSLNTLLSLSDDRINAYIEEEVQRRIRKMNLLNGTGSVDLSLSCESLGDDQEVSDTSSVSLTAEDDEKLQNVNPRRLKYEISVMDETWTVFRRYSRFREMHKSLRGKYPELAALEFPPKKLFGNRDERMVSERRAHLERYLRNLFRVMLFSSGSPLRADEDGVFRLSKFDVCDFSPFFKKGVFESSSHGTG is encoded by the exons ATGGCGTCTGTCCGGGTGGCTGTGCGGGTCAGGCCGATGAACAGGCG GGAGAAGGACCTGGCTGCCAGGTGCATCATCCAGATGGAGGGAACCAAAACCAGCATCACCAACCTGAAG ATCCCAGATGGAGTGGCTGGAGACTCCATGAGGGAACGGACCAGAACCTTCACCTACGACTTCTCCTACGACTCCATGGACTCTAAGAGCTCCTCGTTCGTCTCGCAGGAGAAG GTGTTCAGGGACCTGGGTTCTGACGTGCTGAAGGCCGCCTTCGAGGGCTACAACGCCTGCGTCTTCGCCTACGGTCAGACCGGCTCTGGGAAGTCCTACACCATGATGGGGCTTCCA GGTGACGCCGGCCTCGTCCCGCGGTTCTGTGAGAGTTTGTTCAGCCGGATCTCTGATGCGTCGCGTCGGGATGAAGCTTCGTTCCGCACAGAAGTCAG CTACCTGGAGATCTACAACGAGCGGGTGAGGGACCTGCTGAGGAGGAAGTCCACCCACACCTACAACCTGAGAGTGCGGGAGCACCCCAAAGACGGGCCCTACGTGGAAG ATCTGTCCAAACACCTGGTCCAGAACTACAGCGACGTGGAGGAGCTGATGGAGGCGGGAAACATCAACCGGACCACGGCCAGCACCAGCATGAACGACGTCAGCAGCCGCTCCCACGCCATCTTCACCATCAACTTCACGCAG GCCAAGTTTGACGCTGAGATGCCGAGTGAGACGGTCAGTAAGATCCATCTGGTGGATCTGGCCGGCAGCGAGCGAGCCGAGGCCACCGGCGCCACCGGCGTCCGCCTGAAGGAGGGCGGCAACATCAACAAGTCGCTCGTCACGCTGGGGAACGTCATCTCTGCTCTGG ctgacATGGCGCAGGACGGCGGGAACCCCGGCCTGAAGAAGAAGGCGGTCTTTGTTCCCTACAGAGACTCTGTGCTGACGTGGCTGCTGAAGGACAGCCTGGGCGGGAACTCCAAGACCATCATGATCGCAA CCGTCTCCCCCGCGGACGTGAACTACGGCGAGACGCTCAGCACGCTGCGCTACGCTAACCGGGCCAAGAACATCATCAACAAGCCCACCATCAACGAGGACTGCAACGTGCGGCTGATCCGGGAGCTGCGGGCCGAGATCGCCCGGCTGAAGGCGCTGCTGGTTCAGGGGAACCAG ATCGCTCTGCTGGATTCGCCCACCGCTCTGAGCATGGAGGAGAAGCTGCACCAGAACGAGGCCCGG GTTCTGGAGCTGACCAAAGAGTGGACCAACAAGTGGAACGAGACCCAGAACATCCTGAAG GAGGAGACGCTGGCGCTGAGGAAGGAGGGGATCGGCGTGGTTCTGGACTCGGAGCTGCCGCACCTGATCGGCATCGACGACGACCTGCTCAGCACCGGCATCATCCTGTACCACCTGAAG GAGGGACGGACCTACGTGGGCCGGGAGGACGCGTCCAGCGAGCAGGACATCG tTCTGCACGGTCTGGACCTGGAGAGCGAGCACTGCGTGTTTGAGAACCAGAACGGGACGGTGACGCTGGTACCGCTGGGCGGAGCTCAGTGTTCGGTCAACGGGGTTCTGGTGACGGCGCCGTCGCAGCTCAACCAAG GAGCCGTTATTCTGCTCGGCCGGACCAACATGTTCCGCTTCAACCATCCCAAGGAGGCAGCCAAGCTGAGGGAGAAGCGGAAG AGCGGCCTCCTGTCCTCCTTCAGCCTCTCCATGACGGACCTGTCCAGGTCCTGCGAGAACCTCTCCACCGTCATGCTCTACAACCCGGG TCTCTTCACTCAGAAGGGCCCCCCCGTCCTCCTCAG GCTGGAGTTTGAGCGGCAGCAGAGAGAAGAGCTGGAGAAGCTGGAGATGAAAAG GAGGCTGATCAAAGACATGGAGGCCAAGCAGCTGAGCGAGAAGGCGGAGCTGGAGCGCCTCCAGCAGGAGGTGGAGAGTCAGCGCAAGGAGTCGCAGGAGGTGCAGCAGCGGATCCTCCGTCAGGAGGAGAGCCTGCGCCGCCGCAGCCAAGACATCGAGAGCCGCCTGCGGGACTTCTTGGCTGAAAAGGAGCGTTTCGAGGAGGAGCGGCGCTCCGAGGTCCAGGAGGTGGAGCTGCAGCgcagaaagctgcagcaggaggaggaagaggcggAGGAGCAGGAGGTGAAGCGGCGGCAGCAGGAGGCCGCGGAGCAGACGGAGATCTACCGCGAGCTGGAGCGTTTGAAGAAGGAGCGCGAGGAGCAGCAGGTGCGGCTGGAGATGGAGCGGCGGCGGCTGGAGGAGCAGGAGCGGGAGCAGCTTAGCCTGGTCGGGAggctggaggagcagctgagggAGAAACAGGAGGCGGCTGCCGCCCTGCGGACCAGGGAGGACGTCCGgcgcctggaggaggagcgccGGGCGCTGACGGACATCAGAGAGGCGCTCCTCCGGGCCAAGGAGGCCGCCGAGCGCACCGACGTGGAGGACGCCAGCAAGGAGGCGCGAGCCGTGCAGAAGCAGTACACGGCCTTCAAGGAGGCGCAGGTGAGGGAGCTGGGAAGGCTGGAGGAGGGGCTGCGTCAGCAGaaggagctgctggaggaggaggtggcCGCAGAGAAGAGCACGCTGCTGCTCCTCGCCCGCGGACTGAaggagcggcagcagcagctgaaggaggcgCAGCAGAGAGGAGCGCAGGACGCCACGGCCGCCGGCCACGAGGAGCAGCTCCTCCGGCAGGCGGAGCACCGGCTGCACTTCAAGGAGCGACAGCTGGCCAACCTGGCCGGCGGCCTCCTCCCCGCGCTGGCCGAGGAGAAGCAGCGGGCGGCGGAGGTGCTGGAGCGCAGCGCCGCGGGGAGCAACCAGAACCAGGAGGCGCCGCCGGGCCTGGACAACACGCTGTTCCAggtggagaaggagctggaggacaaGGAGGACAAGCTGCACCTCCACTGGCACGGGgcgcagcagctgcagcagctgcaggagacGTACGAGTTCACGGCCAACGTGGCGCGGCAGGAGGAGAAGGTGAGGAGGAAGGAGAAGGAGATCCTGGAGTCCCAGGAGAAGCAGCAGCGGGAGGCCATGGAGCAGGCGGTGGCCCGGCTGGAGAGGAGGCACTCCGCCCTGAGGCGCAGCGCCTCCCTGGAGCCCGACGCCGAGGAGCAGCGCTGTCCCGGCGAGCTGGACCAGCACAG GGTGGAGCGTGAGATCCAGAAGCTGCGGCAGAGGATCAGCGAGGGCGAGAACCAGAACCGCAACCAGAACCGCAACCAGTCCGTCTGCGGCGAGGAGAAGTCGGGCCGCAGCAGCTCCCCGGTCGGCCACATCCAGAGTCTGAACACGCTGCTGTCGCTCTCTGACGACAG GATCAACGCCTACATCGAGGAGGAGGTCCAGCGGCGGATCCGGAAGATGAACCTGCTGAACGGCACCGGCAGCGTGGATCTGTCGCTGTCCTGCGAGTCTCTCGGG GACGACCAGGAAGTTAGCGACACTAGTTCTGTTAGCTTAACCGCTGAG GACGATGAAAAGCTGCAGAACGTAAACCCACGGAGGCTGAAGTACGAG ATCTCCGTGATGGACGAGACCTGGACCGTGTTCAGACGCTACTCTCGCTTCAGAGAAATGCACAAGAGCCTGAGGGGCAAATATCCGGAG CTGGCGGCTCTGGAGTTTCCTCCAAAGAAGCTGTTTGGAAACCGGGACGAGCGGATGGTGTCGGAGCGCCGCGCTCACCTGGAA CGCTACCTCAGGAACCTGTTCCGGGTCATGCTCTTCTCCTCCGGTTCTCCTCTCAGAGCCGACGAGGACGGAGTTTTCCGTCTGTCCAAGTTTGACGTCTGCGACTTCTCTCCGTTCTTCAAGAAGGGCGTCTTCGAGTCCAGCAGCCACGGTACCGGCTGA